DNA from Gracilinanus agilis isolate LMUSP501 chromosome 3, AgileGrace, whole genome shotgun sequence:
GTGAAAACCCCCGAGTTCCTTCCCTTTGCCTCTAAGCTAGAATACACTCATTTGGTTTTCAGGGTTCTCCGCGATCTGGTTCCAGCTGACCTTTCCAGGCTTGGTATACCTCTGCcaccctctcctctcccatctaCCCTCGAGAATGCCAGGTTTCCTTAAAGTCCAGCTCAAGAGCCTCCTACAGGATGCATTTCACTTTCCCTGTAAACAACCCTTCACCCATACagggtaaactccttgagagcaggggctgctgtatttttgtctttgtgtaccCTGAAACAGAATCCAGGAGACCCAGAGAAGCAGCCAGACTGCCTTGAGCATGAGGAAGCCTCAAGATGGAAAGAAGAGGCATGAAATCTACATTCTGCTACTCAAGATTGGCTGCTTGGAGAGTATCTCAGtagctggtctcagacactaactgtatgaccttggatgagtcacttcatcagtttgtctcattttcctctttggtaaaatggggacaatattaGCACCTACAACATTTACTACagaaccctggacaagtcccttaacttctatttcctctttaataaaatgggaataataatagcacctatactTACTACATGAAAATGGGGagaggggatagctgggtggctcagtggatggagagccaggtccagagatgggaggtcctgggtttaattctgacctcagacacttcctagttgtgtgaccctgggcaagtctcttaacccccattgcctagcccttacctctcttctgccttggaatggatgcatacacagtattgattctaaaacagaaggtaaggattctgggtttgtttggtttttcccatttctctgaattggaaggaggataaaatgagatatttgcaaagtgtaTGGAAGACTTGAAAGCGCTCCCTAAATGTAGCTTCTCATTATGACTGTCTTTGCCTTCCTGGTACTCTTGATTTTCAGCCTTTTTGACTACCAGGGGAGGGCGGGAAGATCGAGCTATTCATTGGTTGCCTCTAGGGCTGGACTTGCTGGCACTGTCCAGAGTATCCACAGCTCCCTTTGGGATCGAGACTTGCTGCCAGGGCCACAGACTCCAAGCGCCCGACAAAGATGGTGGTACTGAAGGGGTCCACATGGATTCCAAGTCCTGGTGagcctccttccttcacttcGCCTGccatcatttgacagataaggaaactgaggcaaagggtgttaagtgacttgcccagagtcacacagctaggaatcatctgaggtcatatttgaacccaggacctcccatctctactgagccacctagctgcccctccctaTTGCCTTTTCACATTCCTCATAGTTGAGAAATTTCCTGGCCACCCCTAGGAAGAACtgagaggagaagggggaggtcTAGGGAGCTGtcaggcctcagtttactcaactataaaatgaaggggctgaatTAAATGGGCTCTAACGTTCCTTAACAGCTATAGAAATAAGATATTCTTCAGGGATGAATCCATTTGGAAgtgtttgatttttttcaccCATTTTTGCTGTGAATAAACATACTTGGTATATTGggcatctgtgtgtgtgtgtgtgtgtgactgctGGCACTTGGGAGGAGGGCAAATATAATTATAGTGGAAAGCCCTGGGTGATTTGGGCTTAGAGCTGGGCATTGGAGCGGTATAGCGTATAGACCTctagacctgagctcaaatctggcttcaaatatttgctgattgtgtgaccgtaggcaaatcacttaggccttgtttacctcagtttcctcatctgtaaaatgtagaggGACATAAACTAAATGTTAAATCTGTAAAATATATAAGGAGAGAGAATAATAACAACTACCAGAGTTGTTGAGAGGCTTCCatgagacatttgtaaagtgctttgcaaacctgaaagcactttagaaatactAGTTATTACTATGACATTTCATCCCCTCAAATTAAATCCTAAACCCAGCCAGCAAATGCACAGAGGCTTGAAGGGTAGAATAGGGGGTGGGTTCTACAAGGATAATATGCTTTCCTGGCCTATTGTTGTGGCTCCTAGGCTAGGAGCTCAAGAAGAGCACCCCCTGGTGACCAACAGAGATGTTGCACTCCCTTGCTGGAGAATTACTACAGTGACACACTGCCTTTTTCTATACATTTAGGAACACAGAACATGAATCAGTTTGGACTGCTTAAACCAAAAGATGCTAGAAATAGTAGAAGTGCCGGTACTGCAGTATTCATGGGGTACACAAGGGTCACACAAAAATGTAGTAACCAGAATTGCAGGCTACAGCAGGGCTGAATAACCTCACTATTTCTTCTATTCATTCAATAGGTTGGgagggtttgggttttgttttggctGTGTGTCATGCTGTTGTCTCGCATTGTATTTGCGATCCATTAAAGCGCTCTCACATCTTTTTTTCAGAGGCAGAGTAAAAGGGTTGGTAGCAATTCGAAATGTCTTCCTCCATAGTTTCTCCTACTTCAAGTATTCCTAAATCAGGAAttgattaaattttaattaaattaaattataaaattgtatatatattttaaaaattaaataataattcctAATTATTATCTCTCACATCCTCCAGTCCCAGATTTCTGCTGGGCACAGCCCAGAATGGATTtcaggagataatatttgtaaagtgcctggcacacagtaggcaattaaataaatgaataaacattaattgcctactatgtgctgggcccTGTGCTCGTCTGTGACCACTTTAGCTGTGAGTGTTCTTCCTTCGGCcctaaattaccttgtatttacttatgtGTCCTCAGTGATTCCTTCAGGAAAAACATCAACTTGACGAGGTCAGGGACTGCCTCATTTGTGTCTTGGTATTATTCCTCAGACCCAGAAAGGTGCCCGGCACACAGCAGGCCCTTAGTGCGAGTTTGTGAAATGAAATGGATGTGAGGGAGCCGCTGAACGAATACAAATGAACACGCAAACAAGCAAATGAGAAGATAAGACTCCAATGCGCTCCTGAACACATTCTAGGAGCCTGTTTGGGGGTCGGTCTGCATTGGGGTTTCCGCGCTTGCTGCCCCCATCTCCTTGCAGCATCACTGGCTCAGATCTGCACGTAGGACAGGGTCAAGTCTCCCAGGATCTCCACTGTGTCCACTTGGTGGAAGGCCGTGAGTTGGTGTTGGAAATCGAAGATGTGCTCTCCGTTGGCAAAGACCTTAAAGCGATCCTGACCACAGCGGATGGACAGCTGGGAGAGGGGCAGGAAGGGACAGGGTAAGAATCAAAGGGGGGAGAAATGAGAGGCACAGGCAGGAAGGAAGCCCACCTACCCAGACCCCCCCAGACTCACATCAAAGAAATGGCCCCGAATGAATGGGTTTCTGAAGTTCATATTGCGctcctctttcccccattttcctcCCAACATGGTGTTGCGGACCACGGCACCTTCGGACATCCGGGGGTTAATGTGCAGGGCCAGGTCCCCTGAACTGGCCACCTTGAGGTTGATGGTGAAactggaggagagaaagggggggaGAGAGTCACTGAGGGTGGCTCCCTATGCCTGGCCCCAAGAGCCTCGGACCCCAAAAGTGTAGGAATGCATGTGTATAGGGAGAGGGTAATTGCTGGATCtccaatagaaatagaaataatagaactGTAGGTAGAAAGCTGGATGTCTGGACGGCTGGGGGTGGACGGTGGAGATGGCCAGGAGCGGGGCTACCTGGTCCCTTAACGGGGTGAGAGTTGGGGAAGTGTTGAACTTATGATTCACCAGGAAGCATTTCAGGGCTGGGATCTACCTTTATTTACATGGGAGTAGCCAGTCACTGAGTGGGAATCGGGATTGGGGCTTACACAGAGGCAAAGGCTGCTGGGAAATGGAGGAGCTGGAGTAGGGGGGCAAAGGGGCCCCGGGAGGACTTTTAGGGAGGAGTCCCTGGGTGTTGGGCAAGGAGGATGAATGGAACCTCAAAAAAGGACGAGATCCGGAGCTAGACATCTGGGGACCCTACCTGTCGGCCCGCTGGGACACCTGCCCCTTGATCACGATGGTTTTTCGGGGTGTGAGGCCACCCTGAATCCGTCCCCAAAATGGCACGGGCTGTTGATCATAGACAAAGAGTTAAGAGCTGGCCCAGATCTTAGTGGGCATTTAGCccaaagccttcattttacatcagACTGTACATGCCCCTCTCCCGTGACACTTGGACGGAGGAAACAAAGCCCAGAGAGGGTGACTCACCCCACGTCATGCTGGGAGGAAGTAGTGGGGCACGGGATTTGAACCTCAAATTCAGCATTCCCTCCATTGTCTCAGGAGGGGTGACAAAGAGAGGTTACCCAGATTCCCACAGAAATAGGTCTTCCCTTCGCACTCCTTACCCCCACTCACTCCCTCCAGATTCTAGCCTCCAATCTCCTGTTCTCGAAAACCCTCCTTCCTAATCCTACCTCTCGGGACCCCCCACTCCGTCTTCCCCCGAGACCCCAAACCCCTACCACAGAAGTGCCATACCGGATTGAAAACTGGTGGCCCGTCCATGGACtgcaaagagaggaaagaaacgGATCAGGAGACCCCCAGGATTACGAGACTGAGAACTGAGAGCAGTTTGGGGCCCAGAGGAACAAAGATTTATTCGGGATTGCACCGGTCAGAAGCAGAATTCGAATCTCGGTCTTCCCCAGGGTTCATACCCTCCACTAATAGATTCCTCTACAATATGAGTCAGGGATGAGCACCTCCAGGTCCGGCCTCTTCCTACTCACCGGTAGTGGCGGCTTCGAGTGAGTGGCTCCTGGGCCCTAGTGGATTAGGGAATGAAGAAAGGTGAGAGAAGAGACTCCTCTTGCCCGGCATTTCCCTCCCGCCATCTTGTATTTCTCTCCTTGATTCATTGGCTGGTTCCCTGATGGATACTTACTGGGTAAGCTGGGATTGTCATGGGCATCTGTGGGAACAGAATAGAAAGGCATAAAGTATGCAGCTAGGGTGGAGCAAAGGGGACCCCAAAGCTCTGAGACTGGCCCCCTTTATCCTTTACACAACTAGGAGTCAAGAGTATAGAGTTCCACAAAGAGAAACGAAGCCCCCTGCAGATCTTCATGGGAATTCTGGGATGTCCAGCAGGCACGTGGACAGGAGACAGGAAGCCTCGCCCATCTCTGTGACTGTCTCTGGTACCAGGGAGGGCCTCCATCGCCTTTCTAAGTCCAACCTGCCCCCCAGACTCCTTCCCATCCTTGGGTTTGCAGAAACAGAGACTCAAAATTGGAAAGAATCTGGGGTGACAGAGGGCCAGTGTTCAGAGCAGAAAGGGGGCTCCTAAATTGGTTCATCCgatctccccattttacagaggagacaaACTGGGGGCAGGTCAAGTGACTCGCCAGAGGGGACAGATGTGGGATGGGAACCCAGGTGCCCGCCCTGCCTCTGAATTCAGCCCTTTTTCCTGAGAGGCTGATGATCTTCTTGCCCAGAGGAGGGAGGGACAACACCCAGCAACCACTTCATCATTTAATAGACTGGATTCATAAACAGAAGAGCCTGGGTTtgaattatgaattattttatatgaattatCTATGAATTCTATTCTTTGGCTCCATCTTTGGCCATGCAACCTCAGGCAAGCTATTCTCTGTAAGACAGGGTAGGGGGGGAAAGAAGAGCCGGGGATCAAAGATTCCTGGTAGCTTGAATTACTTTAGGGTCCAGGCAGGAAACCCTGATGGGAAGCGTTTAGGAGTTTCCTTCTCCCATCCTGGTCTCCCCCACCGGAAGATATCCCAGATTAGAGTGTGTAGGTaggaggaagctgggtggctcagtggatggagagccaggcccagagatgggaggtcctaggtttgaatttggcctcaggtacttcctagctgtgtgaccctggacaagtcacctcacccccactgcctagcccttacctctcttctgccttggagctagtacacagtattgattctaagacgcaaaggaaggatttttaaaaaagtatgttgATCACTGACTGGCTTCCCCAAAATGGCCCCAGAACTTAGCGAGCCCACCAGGATGGGATGGACCAGGGTCTCTCGGTTCCGTCAGctcatccctccctcctcccttccagcAGGGATGCTCTACCTGGCCGGGGGCCGGGCCACCTCCGAGGAAATTGATGGAATGAAGCTGCAGGTCTCCATCCACTTGCAGATGGGTGGCCATCTGGAGAGGCATCCGGTGTCCGTACTCATAGAAGGGGCTGCCGTTGACCACCACCTGAGGGGGAAGGAGGGGCAGCAGGCTCCTAAGAGCATTCCTGGGAcagtctcctcttcctcctcctctgacctCACAGAACCCTTGGTATCGCCTGAGGGCACATTCCCCCccttaaacccttcccttctgtcttagaatcaataccctgtatcggttccaaggcagaagagcggtaaaggctaggcagcgggggtgaagtgacttgcccagggtcacccagctaggaagcgtctgagggcAGATCGGAACCCAggacctgattctctatccactgaaccacccagctaccccctgctCCCTCGTAATGCCAGTGCCTCCCCTCTGCTgacttatcctatctctatcttGGGTCCGTAATGGTTTGCCTGCCATCTCCCCTATTTGTTGGGGAGTTCCTTGAGGGCGGAGAATGatcttttactttcctttgcagccccagaacttagcacagtgcctggcacacagtaggtgcttaattaatgtttattgactgactgaacgGAGGCTATCATGTG
Protein-coding regions in this window:
- the LGALS4 gene encoding galectin-4 isoform X2, producing the protein MAFMPAPGYQPCYNPTLPYCREIPGGLRLGMSVYIQGVANDHMKRFSVNFSTGPESGSDIVFHFNPRFDGWDKVVFNSMQSGRWGSEEKKKSMPFRKGEPFELVIMVMSEHYKVVVNGSPFYEYGHRMPLQMATHLQVDGDLQLHSINFLGGGPAPGQSMDGPPVFNPPVPFWGRIQGGLTPRKTIVIKGQVSQRADSFTINLKVASSGDLALHINPRMSEGAVVRNTMLGGKWGKEERNMNFRNPFIRGHFFDLSIRCGQDRFKVFANGEHIFDFQHQLTAFHQVDTVEILGDLTLSYVQI
- the LGALS4 gene encoding galectin-4 isoform X1 encodes the protein MAFMPAPGYQPCYNPTLPYCREIPGGLRLGMSVYIQGVANDHMKRFSVNFSTGPESGSDIVFHFNPRFDGWDKVVFNSMQSGRWGSEEKKKSMPFRKGEPFELVIMVMSEHYKVVVNGSPFYEYGHRMPLQMATHLQVDGDLQLHSINFLGGGPAPGQMPMTIPAYPGPGATHSKPPLPSMDGPPVFNPPVPFWGRIQGGLTPRKTIVIKGQVSQRADSFTINLKVASSGDLALHINPRMSEGAVVRNTMLGGKWGKEERNMNFRNPFIRGHFFDLSIRCGQDRFKVFANGEHIFDFQHQLTAFHQVDTVEILGDLTLSYVQI